In Penaeus monodon isolate SGIC_2016 chromosome 7, NSTDA_Pmon_1, whole genome shotgun sequence, the following are encoded in one genomic region:
- the LOC119575406 gene encoding mucin-5AC-like gives MASVAVGTTADTPAATSAVTASPPPVPLPRNLSAQNPETAQSSDTAQSSTSSSSAMASVQTSPAALSSPPGPPQPPPVSSSPPPPPSSSPPPPPPPPVDLCSVASPPPPDLPPPPDFYSLSSSPPPPPPPPSYLFPELSSEDLPPPPPAHLMMDLPPPPPPMYICSYDPPSPEVKSEYDPQLPPQFASAAKQQLFPQAPPPVPLPPPRTGPPPRPSPPPPPTPPVRQASKENLAATTHTDTPAAVAEAVTSEIVTSAGSPESSCEASGEESKTRGETSTAYPGKNVTEDSADGRPASSLVSSSTLTATMLLTPESGLSPLPPHALRVSPVPTSSSLEFTDDFTMTPPSSDVTFASNFYDNSKDSTIDMETPEATPQLSETVGSVSSTPVDLTLSLVPDSMDTSTHMSETSQDVLSATVTSDDALSPLPKSTSEDISQGNEDDDSLSARNDVITERSDLDTLVFPSTANTSTTEMAQMSSPFSTEPPSLFSLPTDSDTISAEFDSLAADTLSPTGDFDSLALEADTCSVTTFTTAVTTDAYMLSSSSPGVSDTAYATADSTMASATASPAFTESCTITPVPNDYLTPLSTNPTTTPIPSPIPTEAFTSGPSSLSPFLDSKSSTPHLSESSLVTSEGTASSGSQHPVCPSSFSPSPHSSTFAVSSARTMASSQHRPDHKVTNTERLVASQSSEPHMKSTSTQGSSVMSQVSENEKGGENKDSQPIDVTGPGKSTVGSGEKACEAGGGQGDEKQDCPDVKNSENDGASETMELETREQSTEEESSVHKEAESRTEEEINKKGREKSEREEKEDNNCIESKDTPTNSDTSAQSDSNNKEDGVKLDHEDIDEKKKEVSNELKEEPNTELENNTSKQNFEKSESEEAQKTKSMEDDNIQNSDNKENIEVKSDEHADLNDSTGNEEPTMKNEEKADQESTATGLNMTDNEKSGEEKDISQQLIKGSSDDKTNAEEDNAKPDCEVPSTTVADNSGKQMTSNNDQTDKMNSERGANSSKDTTQTCRVIPTIIGSVSDVFQGSEGAPSGTPPKSPNSRRRRQPLTSFSHSRSPTPNHGVQLEVSSLSAQSKISHTSPHSETNTGGTVTPGRTPSPVSARSCQEDSSRKSPSPKILSGKSDTALQLLNATVGNLETLCADLPASTSIQQDTHQSSEKLSLSPSNESDKTLKEAGAMNAKETLNEEEKNLIENGKPQEKDSEPKHQKQNGRKDPDSSHTADVLNNNTNEDVKSQLDVKREQEKQVGNGGPQVLEQPLTTNGVKIPESSFVEPLPQSESTQPSAHVESVSQSSTLPSPVGSVKNDDCQTNDVTLNVCSVQNATPASITLPESSIQHTTGTGIKTPTIANQGESIVHNFDIDERKDNNGEKVEPECNYADSIPIVSSDKQVLPESSHENKLEGQGSVLGTSSVSASHTPTNGSHTLLSSSSPLHSILEDVVEPPPVPHAKTPPPPPPRSCVNTPKPGMSAPLPPPRQYMLIPINPPQTTLRRHSPPPAPPRSTSIRKSPPPPPPRSAIHTPASKNEWIDFPPLPPPPVSSLNTPSSPTPKLTPVPEETSSPSTPQPSVSSRNSETCSPVTTNATARATTPSLSECEADSRISNKEEQTNAQAIIISSTYSSSQLDVKTDDKPPALPPPPEEESEEEPPLPPPPPVDSQNKSEPPLPPPPPNELVSVPLINSLLPPPPPPPPPRNLITTPPLPPPPKIVSNGEYLTSHVDNVKKFSNQVSIFTSDSAESSKEPPTMPPPPPAQPATEALAVSSSSMLTSNVTSPVSSVPPVPPPAPSSTSSDAKSQYTPPPPPPNTCLTSPKPGLPNSSLFSISPYGKVVINRSDLPLPSPEEEIRKVFANVKDWGILEEETETLSVYTQLRPNIQQGPQCGLVALSMASQVFPETVDVADLLKEARRRGFTKHGEMFSSEAMVSLAEGITGMEATIRRDVLCDPRTLLELLMKGDLILVPYDAERNHLPGLRGGHKAHWGIICGCLVQCPTLNIHMGGSSKLDSHVDHLWHFRPRLRKGAPGMSRDGSVTPSGTPLIPGSPRLGHRPLRTPDISNEFKYTESHEREGSCARSVDIESWSVSSSRVTTPMLPELPHEEFKLIPLWRQGKGRNLMAAPLEKLCESNDQLLSYPEGTTEAEMEYVIGSVQDGLAGQVVVLHKTKTALSDLVGMLQEKK, from the exons ATGGCCTCCGTAGCTGTAGGCACCACTGCTGACACTCCTGCTGCTACTTCTGCTGTAACTGCCTCacctcctcctgtccctcttcctAGGAACTTGTCTGCTCAAAACCCAGAAACCGCCCAGTCTTCCGACACCGCTCAGTCTagcacttcttcttcctccgccaTGGCGAGCGTTCAGACCTCTCCGGCAGCGCTGTCTTCGCCACCAGGCCCGCCTCAGCCCCCACCTGTATCTAGTTCTCcacctccgcccccctcctcctctcctccaccacctccccctccacccgttGACTTATGCTCGGTTGCATCTCCGCCCCCGCctgaccttcctcctcctccagacttctactccctctcctcctctccgcctccaccgccccctcccccttcgtacCTGTTCCCTGAACTCTCATCGGAGGActtgcctcccccacccccggccCATCTCATGATGGACCtaccgcccccgccgcccccgaTGTACATATGCTCGTACGACCCGCCCTCGCCAGAGGTAAAGTCAGAATACGATCCTCAGCTCCCACCTCAATTTGCTTCAGCCGCGAAGCAACAGCTATTCCCACAAGCTCCAcctcctgtccctcttcctccccctcgaaCTGGCCCTCCCCCTCGAcctagccctcctcctcctccgacgcCGCCCGTGCGACAGGCGTCGAAAGAAAACCTGgctgcaacaacacacacagacacccccgcGGCGGTGGCGGAGGCTGTAACGTCGGAGATCGTCACCAGCGCAGGCTCTCCAGAGTCCTCCTGTGAAGCGTCTGGGGAAGAATCGAAGACCAGAGGAGAGACGAGCACAGCGTATCCGGGAAAGAACGTAACCGAGGATTCCGCCGACGGCCGTCCAGCCTCAAGCTTGGTGTCATCATCTACTCTGACAGCCACTATGCTCCTCACTCCTGAATCTGGCCTCTCCCCACTGCCCCCTCACGCCCTCCGAGTCTCGCCAGTTCCCACTTCGTCGTCGCTAGAGTTCACAGATGATTTCACCATGACGCCGCCCTCGAGTGATGTGACCTTTGCATCAAACTTTTATGACAATAGTAAAGACTCCACTATAGATATGGAAACACCTGAGGCCACACCACAGCTCTCTGAGACAGTAGGATCTGTATCCTCTACACCTGTTGACCTGACATTATCTCTTGTTCCTGACAGCATGGACACAAGTACCCACATGTCAGAGACTAGCCAGGATGTATTATCTGCAACCGTTACCTCGGATGATGCGTTGTCTCCTTTGCCCAAATCAACAAGCGAAGATATATCACAAGGAAATGAAGACGATGATTCCCTCTCAGCTAGAAATGATGTGATAACGGAGAGGTCAGATCTGGACACCCTCGTTTTCCCCAGCACTGCCAACACCTCTACCACAGAAATGGCGCAAATGTCGTCCCCATTCTCCACTGAACCTCcgtctttgttctctctccccaCCGACAGTGATACCATTTCAGCTGAATTTGATTCCCTTGCAGCAGACACCTTGTCACCGACAGGGGATTTTGATTCATTAGCTTTGGAAGCAGACACGTGCAGTGTAACGACCTTCACCACTGCTGTTACTACAGATGCTTATATGCTCTCCTCATCATCCCCAGGGGTTTCAGATACTGCTTATGCAACTGCTGATAGTACAATGGCTTCAGCAACAGCATCTCCAGCATTCACAGAATCCTGTACCATAACACCAGTCCCTAATGACTACCTTACTCCTTTGTCAACCAACCCAACTACAACCCCAATTCCGTCACCCATTCCCACAGAGGCATTTACCTCAGGACCTAgctcactttctccttttctggaCTCCAAATCATCTACTCCCCATCTATCTGAAAGCTCTCTGGTGACCAGTGAGGGCACTGCGTCATCTGGTTCTCAACATCCTGTCtgtccatcttctttctctccgtcccctcATTCTTCAACCTTCGCTGTCTCCTCAGCAAGAACAATGGCGTCATCACAACATCGTCCTGATCACAAGGTCACCAATACAGAAAGGTTAGTGGCATCACAATCCTCCGAACCTCACATGAAATCTACATCAACCCAGGGCAGTTCTGTGATGTCACAGGTATcagagaatgaaaagggaggtGAAAACAAAGACTCCCAGCCCATCGACGTCACGGGACCGGGGAAATCGACAGTAGGGAGTGGCGAGAAGGCATGTGAAGCTGGAGGAGGACAAGGGGATGAAAAACAGGATTGTCCTGATGTGAAAAACAGTGAGAATGATGGTGCTTCTGAAACCATGGAACTTGAGACTCGAGAGCAAAGCACAGAAGAGGAATCGAGTGTACATAAAGAAGCTGAATCAAGAACTGAAGAGGAGattaacaaaaaaggaagagagaaatcagaacgtgaagaaaaggaggataatAACTGTATAGAAAGTAAGGATACTCCAACAAACAGCGATACTTCTGCACAGTCAGATTCTAATAACAAAGAAGATGGAGTAAAACTTGATCATGAGGacatagatgaaaagaaaaaagaggtaagTAATGAGTTAAAAGAAGAGCCAAATACAGAACTTGAGAATAACAcatcaaaacaaaattttgagAAATCAGAGAGTGAAGAAGCTCAGAAGACAAAAAGTATGGAAGATGATAACATTCAAAATtcagataataaggaaaatattgaAGTCAAATCTGATGAACATGCTGATCTAAATGATTCAACGGGAAATGAAGAACCAAcaatgaaaaatgaggaaaaggcaGACCAAGAGAGTACTGCCACTGGACTTAATATGACAGACAACGAGAAatcaggagaagaaaaagatatttccCAGCAACTGATAAAAGGCAGTTCAGACGATAAAACTAATGCTGAAGAGGATAATGCAAAACCTGATTGTGAAGTTCCCTCAACAACTGTGGCAGATAATAGTGGAAAACAAATGACTAGTAACAATGATCAAACTGACAAAATGAATTCTGAAAGAGGAGCAAACTCTTCCAAAGATACCACTCAAACATGTCGAGTAATACCTACAATAATAGGTTCAGTTTCAGATGTTTTCCAGGGTTCAGAGGGAGCACCCTCTGGCACTCCACCCAAATCTCCAAACTCTAGAAGGAGGAGACAGCCACTTACGTCTTTCTCCCACTCAAGGAGTCCTACCCCTAACCATGGAGTTCAGCTTGAAGTATCCTCATTATCAGCTCAGTCAAAAATATCTCATACTTCTCCACACAGTGAAACAAATACTGGAGGTACAGTAACCCCAGGAAGGACACCATCACCTGTGAGTGCCAGAAGTTGTCAAGAAGACTCTTCAAGAAAATCACCTTCACCCAAAATACTTTCTGGAAAATCTGACACTGCTCTGCAGTTATTGAATGCTACTGTTGGTAACTTAGAAACCTTATGTGCAGATTTACCAGCTTCTACAAGTATCCAACAGGATACACATCAGTCTTCAGAAAagctgtctctctccccttcaaatGAGTCAGACAAAACACTAAAGGAAGCAGGTGCTATGAATGCTAAAGAAACTttaaatgaagaggagaaaaatctAATAGAAAATGGCAAACCTCAGGAAAAAGATAGtgaaccaaaacaccaaaaacaaaatggTAGAAAAGATCCTGATTCATCTCACACTGCTGATGTCCTCAACAACAATACAAATGAGGATGTAAAATCTCAATTAGATGTTAaacgagaacaagaaaaacaagtggGAAATGGTGGTCCACAAGTGTTAGAGCAGCCTCTTACAACCAATGGAGTCAAAATCCCAGAGAGTTCATTTGTAGAGCCACTCCCACAGAGTGAGAGTACTCAGCCTTCAGCTCATGTAGAGTCAGTTTCACAGTCAAGTACCCTCCCATCTCCCGTAGGTTCTGTCAAGAATGATGATTGCCAAACTAATGATGTAACACTGAATGTCTGTAGTGTTCAGAATGCCACACCTGCCTCAATCACTCTCCCTGAATCATCCATACAACATACTACTGGCACTGGCATTAAAACACCCACCATTGCAAATCAGGGAGAAAGTATAGTTCATAATTTTGATATTGATGAGAGAAAGGACAATAATGGGGAAAAGGTAGAACCAGAGTGTAATTATGCTGATAGTATACCTATAGTTAGTTCAGACAAACAGGTTTTACCAGAGTCTAGTCATGAAAATAAACTTGAAGGTCAGGGTTCAGTTTTAGGAACTAGTTCAGTCAGTGCTTCACACACTCCAACTAATGGTTCCCACACCTTAttgtcttcttcttccccccttcacaGCATCCTGGAAGATGTTGTTGAACCTCCGCCAGTGCCCCACGCCAAgactccccctccgcctccccctcgaTCCTGTGTCAACACTCCCAAGCCAGGCATGAGTGCTCCATTACCGCCTCCTAGGCAGTATATGCTGATTCCAATCAACCCACCCCAGACGACACTTAGAAGACATAGTCCCCCACCAGCTCCACCCCGATCTACATCAATACGCaaatctcctccacctccacctcccagaTCAGCCATTCATACTCCAGCTTCTAAGAATGAATGGATTGattttcctccacttccaccacctCCAGTATCGTCTCTAAACACTCCCTCTAGTCCAACACCAAAACTGACTCCAGTTCCAGAGGAGACCTCATCACCATCTACACCCCAACCCTCTGTATCATCTAGAAACTCAGAGACATGTTCTCCAGTAACTACCAATGCCACAGCAAGAGCTACCACTCCCTCTTTAAGTGAATGTGAAGCAGATTCAAGAATATCAAATAAAGAGGAACAAACAAATGCTCAGGCCATTATAATCTCATCCACCTATTCCAGTTCACAGTTGGACGTGAAAACTGATGATAAGCCACCAGCTCTTCCACCACCCCCTGAAGAAGAGTCTGAAGAAGAGCCACccctaccacctccccctccagtAGATTCCCAAAACAAGTCtgaacctcctctccctccaccccctccaaatGAATTAGTTTCTGTTCCCCTCATTAATTCACTtctgccacctcctcctcctcctccacctccaagaAATTTAATTACAACTCCaccacttccacctccccccaAAATTGTATCAAATGGGGAATATCTCACCTCTCATGTggataatgttaaaaaattctcTAACCAAGTAAGTATTTTTACTTCAGATTCGGCAGAAAGTTCCAAAGAACCCCCTACcatgcctccacctccaccagcaCAACCTGCAACAGAAGCATTAGCTGTTTCATCTTCATCCATGCTTACATCTAATGTGACATCTCCAGTTTCTTCAGTCCCCCCTGTGCCACCACCAGCACCTTCATCTACATCATCAGATGCCAAATCCCAGTatacacctccacctccaccacctaaCACTTGCCTAACTTCTCCTAAACCTGGCCTTcccaactcctctctcttctcaatctcacCATATGGCAAAGTTGTCATCAACCGAAGTGATTTACCACTCCCCTCACcagaagaagagataaggaaagtCTTTGCAAATGTTAAGGACTGGGGAATTTTGGAAGAGGAAACTGAAACATTGTCAGTCTATACTCAGCTACGGCCTAATATCCAACAGGGACCACA ATGTGGTTTAGTGGCTCTTAGTATGGCATCTCAAGTCTTTCCTGAGACTGTAGATGTTGCTGACTTACTGAAGGAGGCCAGGAGAAGAGGCTTTACCAAGCATGGAGAGATGTTTAGTTCAGAAGCCATGGTTAGCCTGGCAGAAGGAATTACTGGGATGGAGGCAACCATCAGAAGAGATGTCTTGTGTGACCCAAGGACCCTACTGGAACTCTTGATGAAAGGAGATTTGATTTTAGTGCC TTATGATGCCGAGCGGAATCATCTACCTGGGCTCCGGGGTGGTCACAAGGCACACTGGGGAATCATCTGTGGATGCCTGGTGCAGTGTCCCACTCTCAACATACACATGGGTGGCTCTTCCAAACTAGACTCGCATGTTGATCACCTGTGGCATTTCCGCCCAAGACTAAGAAAAGGAGCTCCTGGCATGAGCAGAGATGGCAGTGTCACACCTAGTGGTACCCCTCTCATCCCTGGCTCTCCAAGGTTGGGACATAGACCATTAAGGACTCCAGATATCTCTAATGAATTTAAGTACACAGAATCCCATGAGAGGGAGGGATCTTGTGCGAGAAGCGTGGATATCGAAAGCTGGAGTGTCAGCAGTAGCCGTGTTACTACACCAATGTTACCAGAACTGCCTCATGAGGAATTTAAACTGATTCCACTGTGGCGCCAGGGCAAAGGTCGTAATTTGATGGCTGCTCCTCTTGAAAAATTATGTGAAAGTAATGACCAATTATTGTCTTATCCAGAAGGCACCACTGAAGCAGAAATGGAATATGTGATTGGGTCTGTGCAGGATGGGCTTGCAGGCCAAGTTGTAGTGCTGCACAAAACAAAGACTGCTCTTTCTGACCTTGTTGGTATGcttcaagaaaagaaataa